The following nucleotide sequence is from Dehalogenimonas formicexedens.
ATCATGGTGCAGGGAACATCTTCCAACGTTGGCAAGAGCGTGTTAGTGGCTGCCCTCTGCAGAATTTTCAAACAAGACGGCTATAAAGTAGCGCCCTTCAAAGCACAAAACATGGCCCTCAACGCCTTTGTTACGCCTGAGGGCGGTGAGATAGGCCGGGCTCAAGCGATGCAGGCCGAAGCATCTGAAATCGCCCCCAGTATCCACATGAATCCGGTTCTGCTGAAACCTGAAGCCAATTCGCGTGCCCAGATAATAGTGCACGGCAAGGTTTTCGACACCTCCTCTGCCAGAGACTACTACAACTACACCATGATGCTCCTTGAGAAAGTGAAGGAGTCGCTGGAATATCTCAGATCGCGGAATGACATTGTAGTCATCGAAGGGGCCGGTTCCCCGGCAGAGATCAACCTGAAAGCCCGTGAAATCGCTAACATGCGCATCGCCAAGCTGGCGAAGTCACCTGTGCTGCTTGCCGGAGATATCGACCGCGGCGGCGTTTACGCTTTCCTCGTCGGAACTCTCGAACTGCTCGATGAGAGCGAACGGAAATTGGTAAAGGGTTTCATCATCAATAAATTCCGGGGCGATGTCAGCCTGATCAAGGATGCCAACGACTTCCTGGAAGAACGAACTAAATTGCCTGTTCTCGGAGTGGTTCCTTACTACCGGGATATCCTGCTTGCCCAGGAAGATTCCGTATATCTCGACGAGCGCCGCAATGCCGCTTCCAACGCCGACCTCGATATCGCCATCATCCGCAGTCCCAGGATATCCAACTACGATGATTTTGATCCGCTTGAGGAGGACGGAGCCAACCTGCGGTTTATCTGCCGTCCCGAAGAAATGGGAAACCCCGACCTCATTATCATTCCGGGTTCCAAAACCACGGTCCCCGACCTTTTAGCCATCCGAGAATCAGGCGTCGCTGATGCCATTGTCAACAAAGCCAGATCAGGCACACCGGTGTTCGGCGCCTGCGGCGGCTACCAGATGCTGGGGAACTTGATCCACGATCCTGACCATGTCGAATCGGATAACGATAGGGTGCAGGGCCTTGGCCTGATAGACGCGGAAACGACTTTTGTCAGCGAGAAAGCGACCACCCAGGTGAAAGGCATCGTCACCGGCGGCAGCGGGTTGCTGGAGGGCTTGAAAGGTGAAATCCTGACCGGTTATGAGATCCACATGGGCCGGACAGAAAGCCGTGTGCGCCCGTTCCAGATCACAGAAACCCAGGACGGACCGGCATTTTATGCTGACGGCAGCGCCAACGAAAATGGCACGGTTATCGGTAGCTACATCCACGGGATCTTTCAGAGCCACGGCTTCAGGCGGGGTTTGTTGAACAATCTGCGCCGCCGGAAAGGTCTGCCGGAACGGATATACGATGCTCCTCTGGACAAGGAAAAGCATTATGACGCCCTGGCTGATCTGGTGCGAAGTTCGCTGGACATGAAAACCGTCTACAGGATTATCGATGAAGGCGTCGAGGCGTGAGCAAGGAAAATATCCAGAGGATGCGCCAGGCAAGTATTGGTGAGCCCGCCTGGCAGTTGCTCGGGATAAGGCTGGAAGCCATCGAGGATGGATTTGCCAGGGTCAATCTCACGGTCAGGCCGGACTTCCTGAATTTTGTGGGCACGGTTCATGGCGGAATCATTGCGACCCTGGCTGACTCGGCTTTCGGTTATGCGCTGAATTCGTTATATTTTCCGACAGTGGCCAGCCAGTTCAATATCCATTTCCTTAACCCGGCGAATCTTGGCGATGAATTGGAAGCCGAATGCCGGGTAGTTAAAGCCGGGAAACGCACTGTGATGGCTGAAATAACGGTATCGACAACATCTGGTAAAATCATCGCCAAAGCAACGGGCACAGGAATACCCTTGGAAAGGCAGCAGGAATAGTTATTGTTTCCTGATCAAAGACCATAGAGCCGAAACGGTTAATAAGAAACCGGTGACCACTAACACCGATGTCGCCGCCCATTGGGTTATTGTCGTAGAGTAGCCGATCGCCAGCCCTCCCAGCGCCAAACCAAAAACCAGCAGCCCGCCGATAAGCTGAGAAATACCCTTTTCAATAGATTCAGGATATTGGGCCGCGGCAACTTTAATCTGTTCTCGCCTGATCGATGTGTCCGCCATAGGAATTCTCCCCGAAAAAGTGTTTCTAATAATAGAAACGTTTTTAGAGGCAAAATGTTAGTTATGTCAAAGACAACGTTCATACGAAAATGGGAGAATATTCCCAGGTATGCCCCTGTGCTATAATACCTGCACTATGCAAAAGCCGGACTGGCAGTTAACAGCCACCACGATCAAATGCGATATCGTCAGCGATGAAGTGACCATCATGGTTTACCCTGACGGGACCGCAAAATGCGCCAGTTTCTTGAAATATGGCGCAACAGATAAAAAAAACCTGGCTAATCTCGAAAGACGGGCCAGGAAGCTCGGGATTACCACCAGGTGCGAAGGCCCGCAGTGCAGGAGCGTCACCGAATACCGCGATAAAATTATGGCTGAGGAAGCCGTAAAGTAATCCGCGTCAAAAATGGGAAACGCTTTTTAGCGTTTTGAGCTCTCCCCCAAATAAGCTGAGATCACCTGCGTATTGTTCTTGATTTCCTCCGGGGTGCCTTCGGCGATCTTACGACCGAAATCCAGCACCACGATGCGGTCTGCCAGGTCCATGACAACACCCATGTCGTGTTCTATCAGCACGATGGTACGAACTCCATCCCGTAGGACGGGAGTATCCGGGTAGGACTCTCCCTGGCCTTCAAAGATATCTACGATGAACCGGGCGATGTCTTCCTTTTCCTCCGTGTTCATGCCCGCCATAGGCTCATCAAGGAGCAGCACCTTGGGCTCGAGTGCCAGAGCGCGCGCCAGCTCAATCCTTTTACGCATGCCGTAAGGAAGAGAAGCCACCGTTTTGTTGCGCACCGGCTCGATCTCCAGGAAATCGATGATGTCCTCGACGACTCTCCGATGCCGGATCTCTTCGTTATGCGCGGGACCAAAATAAAGAGCACCAGTCAGCAGATTCTGCTTCATGAACACGTGCCTGGCCGCCATGGCATTTTCAAGGGTTGTCAGGCCGGAAAATAGTTCGATATTCTGGAAGGTTCGCGCCAGGCCCAATTTTGCGGCCTTGTCCGGGCGGATGCGGGAGATATTCTTACCTTCAAACAATATCTCGCCTTTTTGGGGCTTGTAGAAGCCGTTGAGGCAATTCAACAGGCAGGTCTTGCCGGCGCCGTTTGGTCCGATGATCGCCAGGATTTCGTTTTCCCGGATGTCGACCGACACGTCTTTAAGCGCGTTGATGCCGCCGAAAGAAAGGGTAAGGTTTCGCAGGCTGACCTTGACACCGTTTGCAACGGAGGTTATCGGCTGTCCCATCTTAGTCCCATTTTCTTTCGTCAATGACCGGTTTGGCGTCTGCAGCGATGGTTCCCGGAGGTAAAAGCACCACGGAGTCCAGCTTAACGATACTCGTTTTTTGAAAAACAGATTCGATGCGGTTCTGAAGTTCAAGGTTAGCGGTAACGCCGGACTTTAATTCTGTTATTAGAGTCAGTTCATCCCGTGTCCCGTTTCGGCGGACCACCAGTTGGAACCTCCCGACCTCGGCGACCGCCGCTAAAGCCGTCTCAACCTGCTTGGGTACGACGAACATCCCGCGGACCTTGACCGCCTCTCCCGACCGCCCAAGTAGCCCCGCCAGTTTTGGAGCCGTCCTGCCGCAGGGACAGTTGTCGATGAGCATTTTAGAAAGGTCGCCTGTTCCAAAGCGAAGCAAACCCCAATGAGGATTGTGCAAGGGCGTCACTACTACTTCACCCACCTCCCCTGGCGGCAGTTGTTTTCCGGTCAATGGGTCGACAATTTCAATGACATAATCATCCATCAGATGCAGGCCGGATTTATCCGAACACTCGTAGGCAAGCGCCCCGCCGGGTTCGGTAACCGCATAGGCCTGGTAGGTGTCGATGCCATAATCACTCTCCAGGACTTTCCTGATCGACGGCGACAGCATTTCTCCCGTGAACCAGGCTTTGTTTATGCGATAATCTTTCCTGTAATCGCCACCGGTCTCTTCGATCTTCTTTATGAGGGACATCAGGTAGCTCGGCGTGCCGACAAAGGCGTTAACGGAGAGATCTTTTATTGTCTTGATATGAATATCGGTGTTCCCAGCCCCGGCTACTATGACGGTCGCCCCGCAATCGCGCAGCCCTTCCTGGAAAAGCGTTCCCGCTGGCGAAAGATGATAAGTAAAGGTATTGATTACAATGTCACCTTTACGGAACCCCGCCGCCCAGAATGACCTGGCGAACCATTCGATTTTGGACGAGTGCAGGGGTTCATAGACCGGCCCGGGCGAGACGAAAATACGTTCGATCTCTTCCGGTTTACCGATATAATAGCCGCCATAAGGCGGGGCCAGTTTCTGGGAATCGATAAGATCGGTCTTGCGGCTGATGGGCAATTTTTCAAGGTCGGCGACGGTCTTGATTTCGGAAGGCCTGACCCCGGTTTCCAACATCATTGCCCTGGACGCGGGCGCCCCGCGGTAAGCCCGGGAGACCGCCGTCCTCAGACGGCCATCCATGTATACTTTCCGCTCCGCAGCGGTCATCGATTCCAGCTTATCGTAATGCTGATCCATTCGACTAATCTACTCTATTTTCTAATATCGATTTTCGTGCTTTTATAGCCAGCGTTTGCGCCGTTTGTAATGCTTTACATCGCGGTAACTCTTTTGCTTGCCAACCGCCGAAAGCCCCATGTAAAACTCTTTGACGTCCTCATTATTCTTCAGGAAGTCCGCCGTGCCATCGAGTACCACCCGGCCGTTTTCCATGACATACCCGTAATGGGCGATGGAAAGGGCGATCCGGACGTTTTGTTCGACGAGTAAGACGGAAGTTTTTTGATCCTCATTGAAGCGTCTGATAATGGAGTAGATCTCATCGACCATCAACGGGGCCAGTCCCAAAGATGGTTCATCGAGCATCATGAGTTTCGGCCGGGCCATCATAGCCCTTCCTATTACCACCATCTGTTGTTCGCCGCCGGACAGGTAGCCGGCGGTGTTGTTGCGCAAGTTCCGCAACCGGGAGAAGTAGTTGTAGACCATCTCCAGGTCATTCTTCACCTCGGAGCGGTCTTTGCGATGAAAAGCGCCTACCAGAAGGTTCTCTTCCGCGGTAAGGTGCTCAAAAACGCGCCTGCCTTCCAACGCCTGGACGATGCCGAGCCGCCCGATATACTCAGCATTCTTCTTATCTATCCGCTCGCCGTTCCACTCGATGTTGCCGTCGGTGACTTCTCCCTCCTCCACATGAAGGAGGCCGGAAATGGCCTTCAGGGTCGTCGTCTTGCCGGCGCCGTTAGCTCCAAGTAAAGTGACGATTTGCCCGTCAGGCACGCCCAGCGAGACACCGTGCAGGACGCGGATGACGTTGAGGTAGGCGACTTCGATATTGTTTATCTTGAGCATCGTTGAGGTTGGGAGGGGGTTTTAGCCCCCTCCCGCTTTCCTTCTATTTGAATCCGTAGTCGATGAACGGAGCATCAATCCAGCTGCCGACAGCGGTTATCTTGCCGGTTTTAACCTGGTAGAGCTTGACGGTTTTGCTGAAACGGTTGTCGCCAACGGTGTAGCTTGCTGAGCCCTGTAGTCCGCCCACATCGAATCCGCTTAACTTCTTGAAGCCGTTAGCCTCGACCAGCGCCGGGGTGAGGGCATTGCCGCCGCCCGGAGTGTTGGTAATGGCCTTGTTCAGGATTTCGGCGATAAGTAAGCCCTCAGCCCATCCGGTGATGTAGTCCATGTTATTGGCATCCTCAGGATGGTTCTTGGTCATGTATTCGGTCATCTTGGCCATCGCCGGAACGTTATCTCCCCAGCCGACGGTCGGGTAGATGCCCCAGACGCCTTCAGCGGCAGCACCGGCCAGGTTGACCATTTCGCTGGTAAACGAAGCACCGCCGCAGCCGATGGTGATGGCGGGGGTCATGCCCAGGGTCGCCGCGTTCTTCAGTATTACCGCGGTCGGCGGCGGTGTGGAGGAAATGTAGATCACATCGGGATTTTTAGCTTTGATGCGGGTCAGGCTTTCGATCTCGGAAGCGGTCGTTGAGGTATGGGTTTCAACGGCCACGATTTCGATGCCGAGGCTGGCAGCCAGTTTATCGGCAGCGTCTTTCGCGCCCTGACCGGTGGCATTGTTGAGAAGGTGCAATGCCATCTTGGGTTTGCCGGTCCCCTTCCAGATGTTAGCCATGTAGTATTTGGCGAAGGCCACCCAGTCATCGCCGTAATCAGGGAACGA
It contains:
- a CDS encoding cobyric acid synthase; its protein translation is MPNDKQAKVIMVQGTSSNVGKSVLVAALCRIFKQDGYKVAPFKAQNMALNAFVTPEGGEIGRAQAMQAEASEIAPSIHMNPVLLKPEANSRAQIIVHGKVFDTSSARDYYNYTMMLLEKVKESLEYLRSRNDIVVIEGAGSPAEINLKAREIANMRIAKLAKSPVLLAGDIDRGGVYAFLVGTLELLDESERKLVKGFIINKFRGDVSLIKDANDFLEERTKLPVLGVVPYYRDILLAQEDSVYLDERRNAASNADLDIAIIRSPRISNYDDFDPLEEDGANLRFICRPEEMGNPDLIIIPGSKTTVPDLLAIRESGVADAIVNKARSGTPVFGACGGYQMLGNLIHDPDHVESDNDRVQGLGLIDAETTFVSEKATTQVKGIVTGGSGLLEGLKGEILTGYEIHMGRTESRVRPFQITETQDGPAFYADGSANENGTVIGSYIHGIFQSHGFRRGLLNNLRRRKGLPERIYDAPLDKEKHYDALADLVRSSLDMKTVYRIIDEGVEA
- a CDS encoding PaaI family thioesterase — translated: MSKENIQRMRQASIGEPAWQLLGIRLEAIEDGFARVNLTVRPDFLNFVGTVHGGIIATLADSAFGYALNSLYFPTVASQFNIHFLNPANLGDELEAECRVVKAGKRTVMAEITVSTTSGKIIAKATGTGIPLERQQE
- a CDS encoding ABC transporter ATP-binding protein, translating into MGQPITSVANGVKVSLRNLTLSFGGINALKDVSVDIRENEILAIIGPNGAGKTCLLNCLNGFYKPQKGEILFEGKNISRIRPDKAAKLGLARTFQNIELFSGLTTLENAMAARHVFMKQNLLTGALYFGPAHNEEIRHRRVVEDIIDFLEIEPVRNKTVASLPYGMRKRIELARALALEPKVLLLDEPMAGMNTEEKEDIARFIVDIFEGQGESYPDTPVLRDGVRTIVLIEHDMGVVMDLADRIVVLDFGRKIAEGTPEEIKNNTQVISAYLGESSKR
- a CDS encoding phenylacetate--CoA ligase family protein, whose product is MDQHYDKLESMTAAERKVYMDGRLRTAVSRAYRGAPASRAMMLETGVRPSEIKTVADLEKLPISRKTDLIDSQKLAPPYGGYYIGKPEEIERIFVSPGPVYEPLHSSKIEWFARSFWAAGFRKGDIVINTFTYHLSPAGTLFQEGLRDCGATVIVAGAGNTDIHIKTIKDLSVNAFVGTPSYLMSLIKKIEETGGDYRKDYRINKAWFTGEMLSPSIRKVLESDYGIDTYQAYAVTEPGGALAYECSDKSGLHLMDDYVIEIVDPLTGKQLPPGEVGEVVVTPLHNPHWGLLRFGTGDLSKMLIDNCPCGRTAPKLAGLLGRSGEAVKVRGMFVVPKQVETALAAVAEVGRFQLVVRRNGTRDELTLITELKSGVTANLELQNRIESVFQKTSIVKLDSVVLLPPGTIAADAKPVIDERKWD
- a CDS encoding ABC transporter ATP-binding protein — encoded protein: MLKINNIEVAYLNVIRVLHGVSLGVPDGQIVTLLGANGAGKTTTLKAISGLLHVEEGEVTDGNIEWNGERIDKKNAEYIGRLGIVQALEGRRVFEHLTAEENLLVGAFHRKDRSEVKNDLEMVYNYFSRLRNLRNNTAGYLSGGEQQMVVIGRAMMARPKLMMLDEPSLGLAPLMVDEIYSIIRRFNEDQKTSVLLVEQNVRIALSIAHYGYVMENGRVVLDGTADFLKNNEDVKEFYMGLSAVGKQKSYRDVKHYKRRKRWL
- a CDS encoding ABC transporter substrate-binding protein; its protein translation is MKGKTWFSKAIIALVTIVVAGLPVLASGCGNGNGSTTTPGSTTDAVKNPIKVGIMAPYTGVAASKGKPMGDGVQDAIKYINTELGGVQGHQIQVVFRDDQYTAANETTIINEFISPSSGIVMFATQASAEMTAVMGIANEAGLPGFTVFSAPNITQPAKHQYASFPDYGDDWVAFAKYYMANIWKGTGKPKMALHLLNNATGQGAKDAADKLAASLGIEIVAVETHTSTTASEIESLTRIKAKNPDVIYISSTPPPTAVILKNAATLGMTPAITIGCGGASFTSEMVNLAGAAAEGVWGIYPTVGWGDNVPAMAKMTEYMTKNHPEDANNMDYITGWAEGLLIAEILNKAITNTPGGGNALTPALVEANGFKKLSGFDVGGLQGSASYTVGDNRFSKTVKLYQVKTGKITAVGSWIDAPFIDYGFK